In a single window of the Zea mays cultivar B73 chromosome 5, Zm-B73-REFERENCE-NAM-5.0, whole genome shotgun sequence genome:
- the LOC103626789 gene encoding uncharacterized protein yields MLRRLVLPHRMPQRTSAAPSSTNSTSRKHMSPVVFYDSPQGAQVKKPRSFLRLLHVIRIDLKKQTDFNPRDVIWATFPRQDEEIRFSKAYTHTNVFCYQERMSGTRRFLVSTYDEFWKRYNDMDSKTRHHYEVI; encoded by the exons ATGCTGCGACGTCTTGTGCTTCCACACCGGATGCCGCAACGAACAAG CGCGGCACCGTCGTCGACCAATTCTACAAGCCGCAAGCACATGTCCCCAGTCGTGTTCTACGACTCCCCTCAGGGTGCCCAAGTTAAAAAGCCGCGGAGCTTCCTGAGGCTGCTTCACGTGATCCGCATTGATCTGAAGAAGCAAACCGACTTCAACCCCAG GGATGTTATTTGGGCTACATTTCCTAGGCAAGACGAGGAGATCAGGTTCTCTAAGGCATACACACATACCAATGTCTTTTGCTATCAAGAGCGTATGTCCGGTACGAGAAGGTTCCTTGTGTCTACATACGACGAGTTCTGGAAAAG GTACAACGATATGGATTCCAAAACTCGCCATCACTATGAGGTTATCTAA